TGTTATTTAACCCCTGAATTTTGAAAACCAGTGCTGCTCAGTTCGCAACCCACTTCACGCAGATAATCAGCAAGttaaagtaaaaaaatgtttttcttcCCCTCTCTTTTCCTTGACCATCCTCTATCTCCTCTCCTTTCTGCCTACCTTACCTAAGCGCCTCCTTGGTTGCGACATTTGGTGTATAGGGTACTATGAGGGTAAACATTCAGATATCGACAACTTGGTTAAGTTAACCTGGTTTATTTAGAATTTGGTTTCAACAAATGCCCACCAATGTAAGTAGAGAATACAGGGCAACCGCTCATGAAAACCCTGAAATACTTTTTTGGTAAAGTAATTTGGTTTACCAAACTGACtgaacaagaaagaaattgcAGCAGTGGAGATTGAAGGGGTCTCTGCCTGCATTAGAACCCCGTGGAAGCGGCTAATGTGGCAATGCCTATGCTTCCAATGTTGAGGCAGTCAGATAGCCTTTTCTGTAGTAGAGGGGGTAAATTCGActtctttccctttctttgtcggaagatgaaaagcaatttTTCATATTGCTCTTAATGTTTAAAATCTGCAAACTAGGAACCTGATCGTGCGGTGCTATTATGTACCGGTAAATTTCTTGTTTTGAGATTAGGTGTTTATATTGTTCATCCTACTTTGGAGTGGGCAATGCTAAATTAATTGGTGTAGCACTTTGTGTAGTTAAAGTAAGTCACTAGAAAGTCCAATAAAGTACCTAGTTGTTTATGCATAACCTCAATACTAACTTTAGCACATGAAAACAGTGGACTTCACACCAATTCCATTAAATTGGTTTAGCTCATGTGGTGCGAAATGGTGTTCTACTTATTTTACAATAAATGTTATCATTAGTTTCCTTTAGCTATGCCCAATCCGAACACTCTCTACTGGAAATACCTGAGTCCATCCTATTTTCTGTGTTACTACTGCAACTTTCAGAGAATTATTTCTTAATAAATAAAGTGGATCTACTTCAGATACTTCCCTAGTCCTCTTTATATAATGTGTTAATATCCACACTGCCAAACTAATTTGGCAGCGGTTACACCTGTTTCCCCCTGTTAACTATTGAATTACTGAATTGAAATTCTGCAAGTGTGTGGTTAGTACTTCAAGATTTTATTATGTCACTTAACCAGTGATCCGTCAACCACCTTTAATTGATGTTCTATAATGTCTTTTTCATGAATGTAGGTAACTTCACCAGGCGGTAACACTGTATATTCACTGAAGGGAAAATCTGGTGACAAATTTGATTTTAAAGCTCCAAGGGGTGGAATGTACAAGTTTTGCTTCCATAATCCATATGGGGCACCTGAAACTGTTTCTTTCTACATTCATGTTGGGCACATCCCCAATGAGCACGATCTGGCAAAAGATGGTCAGTCTACTGATCTCCCTCGAGCATTTAAGCATCTGCTTGTTGCTCTATTCtttaaataaattatttcATTTGCAAGTATTGAGCAACAATCAATTGATTTGCTATGTGATCTTAGGCTTACCTATTTATAAAGATATTGATTCTCAAATTTCAACTTCCCATTCCTTCAGTTTTAACATTTCTTTTTCCCATTCCAGAGCACTTGGATCCTATCAATGTGAAAATAGCAGAGCTTAAGGAGGCATTAGAATCTGTCACTTCTGAGCAGAAGTACCTAAAAGCGCGTGAGGCTCGTCACCGACACAGTAAGCTTCATGAACCTTTTTTCTTCAGATGATCTATAGAAATCTTTCCATTGTCGTATGGCCCTGTTAACTACGAATATAGTACTCCTACATAAGTTTGCTGTGAATTTACTATGAACCACCGAATCCACATGTGTTATGGAGCGCAGCAGAAAACTAGCCTGTACCACAAGTGGTGTCTCAGTTCTTTCTTTAGTTCAGTAAAATTATGCGCAAGTTTCAAATGAGATATTGAGAATATATGGGTAATTGATTCTAATAAAATCAGCATAGATAAACAGAGAACACAAACTATTACCCTTTTTATTGCTTTGCTGTTTCACGTATCTTTTCTTCCTATCATTTTGTGATGATGGTGATCTTATTTCATGACCAACTGAATCCAGCAAATGAGAGCACCAGAAGGCGGGTCATGTTCTACACTATGGCAGAGTACCTGGCT
This is a stretch of genomic DNA from Brachypodium distachyon strain Bd21 chromosome 1, Brachypodium_distachyon_v3.0, whole genome shotgun sequence. It encodes these proteins:
- the LOC100841582 gene encoding transmembrane emp24 domain-containing protein p24beta3, which gives rise to MATWRPAMLLVAVVALAAAAGWRADALSVTVTDTECIHEFVPYEGDSVTGNFVVVDHDIFWSSDHPGIDLTVTSPGGNTVYSLKGKSGDKFDFKAPRGGMYKFCFHNPYGAPETVSFYIHVGHIPNEHDLAKDEHLDPINVKIAELKEALESVTSEQKYLKAREARHRHTNESTRRRVMFYTMAEYLAFMAASALQVVYIRRLFSKNVAYNRV